GATGGGACATGCATGCCCTATGAAGAGAAGTTTTTAGAGTGTTTTGCTCCCAACGGTTTTGCAAGTGTCTGAgttgagggggagagggggggctgtgggctttggttctttgttgttgttttttttaaaattaataataaccAGAACATGAGAACTCACCCCACCTGGGCCCGATTCCTAGCTTTGCCATGGAGTTCCTGAGGGAACTTTGGGATGTCACCCAGGctgtctgggcctcagtttcctcgtGGAGTGCATAACCCTCTTTTTGTCTGCGTTGTCAATCTGAATCGTAAGCTCTTCAGTGGAGGGAATCACTAGCTATATACCTGCAGCGCCTGGCATAActggggggccctgatctcagttggggtctgggcagcacccggcacaattggaagtggggggagggaggtcctCATCTTGGTCGGGGCCTATGCAGCACCCGGCACAATCGAGGGGGTGAGGGGGTCCCGATCTCAGTGGAGGCCTCTGGGTTTTCGGCCGGCCGAGGAGGGCCACCCTGCTGCAGTGACTTAGAAGCAGTTTGATGGGGCTAGAAGCGTCCATCCGAACTCGGTCAGAACCCTCGGCCTCCGCAGAGTGTCCCTGCGAGAACAGCAGAGGGCAGGAGGCGCCCACACAAACCCAGGCATAGGGTGTGGGTGGAGCTGGCCACCGGTGTCCCCATAAAGTGCGGTGCCCATTATAGCTTTGCCCTGGAACGGCCCCATCTCACTcccttctgccctgtcccctgccctgtcTGGGGTGCATGTTTGGCCACTGCTTCTGAAAAGGGGCTAGTGCTTTTCGGTGCTGATGCCTGACACCCCAAAGGGGGTCCTGTGTCCAGGAAGCACCAGGCTCCCTGCACAAAAAATCAGGGGGCTCGTTAAGACATCTGGGCACCTGGAAACCTTGGATCAAATTTCAGGGGACTGTGGGAGAAGAGTAGCTCagggcatcttttaaaaagcgTCTGTGTGGGGGCCaaaactcctgggttctccccctggcacgggcaggggagtggggtttagtggttagagcgggggggctgggagccaggactcctgggttctctccccggcactgggaggggagtggggcccagTGCTTGCTCTGTATGTACAATGCTGCACTGAGCGCTCACCACTGCACACAGGAGTTTAAGGGGAGCTCTCCCCGGGCGGGGTACTGGGGGGGCTCAGGATGCACTGGACGGGGGAGGGAATCCCTGTGCTCGCTCCCAGTCAACCCCCAATCTGGAGGGCCCCGCTCCCCCCAGCACTCTCTGGCGGGGCCGTCTCTTTCATGTGCCGAACCTGCACTAGCCTCGCTGCCTTTGTtgtgggagcagagccagagggtggggggagacagacaCTTTCTCATGCACTCGAGAGACCTGGGtgctcaccccccccgcccccgtctcccATCCAGCTTCCTGCCTCGCAGACAACAAAGCgaaaaccccaaaccccacagcACTGCGCTgtggaggccctgcccccatggtCCGAGctcaccgccccccccagccagctcaggccctgcccccccgagccggcccaaattctgctcccctGCGAGATGAGCTTACAGCTGGCCtaggccctgctccccacaggccGGGCTCACAGCCCCCAGAGccggcccaggccctgccccccacgaGCCGGGCTCACGGCTCCCGCAActggcccaagccctgcctccccacGAGATGGGCTCATGGCTCCCCGAGcgggcccaggccccaccccccgtGGGACAGGCTCACAGCCCTGCCTGactcccacagctggcccaggcccaCACACATGCCCCCACTGAGATCCTGCTCCTGCCAACCTCTCCTTCCCATCTGCCCCTCTGCTCTCCGCTCCCGCCattccctcccccaacacactgtTCCCAAATCCCCACTCCTGCCCGTCCCCCATCTACACACCAATGCCCCCAACTCCTGCAAGGCCACCACCTCTTCCACGCAACCCCCAGcaaccctctgccctcccccacaaccGTCCCCCTCCATGCACCCCTcctgccagccccttcccccaggcacaGTCCCACCCAGGGCTGGCAAGATGGGAGCGGAACGAGGGACAACTGTAGCCCCCAAATGTCTGTGTAACTAAAGTGAAATGGGAGGAAGTGGGGGTCCAAATTCCTCTCAACAGGCATGTTCCCGCCATCCCTGAGCATTGGGTCTGTGACCCCGGTGGCCATCTTGTGCAGTCCTCCCCCATCCTGTCCCACGCACACTCCTGCCATCCCTGAGTGTTGGGTCTGTGACCCTGGTGGCCATTTTGTgcagtccccctgccccccacgctCCTGCCATCCCTGAGCGTCGGGTCTGAGAGCCCGGCAGCCATCTTGCGCAGCCCACCCCTACTGATGATCTCCTTCTCTTGTCCCCAGGAGGAAGAGCCCCGTGGCTGATGGAGGAGCAGACCCCTGACCGGCAGCGCCCCTGAGCCCCGCAGCAGGGAGATGGCGCGGCGGGTCAGGCTGCACAGCCCCTCACACCCAGACCTGCTGCTGCACCGGGCCGGTGAGCTGAGGCATGCACAGGCCCTGTGTGATGTTTTGGTGCGTGTGGGCCAGCGGGACTTCCCGGCCCACAGCTTGGTGCTGGCCTGCGCCAGCCGCACCCTGGCCCggctcctcctgctgcagggcccCAGCAAGCTCTGCAGTTTGGACTTCCTTGCACCTGCCACCTTCAAGCACGCCCTGGACTTCGCCTACACTGGCAGCCTTGAGGTGGCACCTGAGGAGCTCACCAGCCTCCTGGCCACTGCCCGGGACCTGGAGatggaggagctggagcaggctTGCCTCAGGGCACTGGGGACTGGAGGCCCCGATGGGACTGGCATTGGCGACATGGCTGGTGGCCATGATTCAATTGGCGTTGGCGACAGGACTGGTGGCCGTGATGGAGTTGCCATTGGTGACAGCATTGGTGGCCATGATGGAATTGGCGTTGGCGACAGGACTGGTGGCCATGATGAGGTTGCCACTGGCGACAGGACTGGTGGCTATGATGGAGTTGCCATTGGTGACAGGTCTGGTGACCCTGACGAAGTGGGCGTTTGCGACAGGACTGGTGGCCATGATGGAGTTAGCATTGGCGATTGGGCTGGTAGCCATGACAGGGTTGCCATTGGCAACGGGGATGGTGGCCATGATAGAGTTGTCAATGGCGACAGGGCTGGCAGCCATGACGGGATTGGCGCCCAAGACACAAGGAAGGAGACAGTGGCTGGGATGTCCCAGATGAAGTCTGTGGTCGCCAGCCCTGTTGGCAAGACTGTAGCACCAGGCAACCACAACCTAGTTTTATTGGCCGATGGGCCCTGCCTGGCCCTGGCTAGGCCAGACAGTAAGGGGAGCCAAATCCAAGATGGCAGCTTGGCACCCAGTTGGGTCTTGTTTGAACAGTCCTCCCTCAAGCCGCGGGAAAGTGTCATCACGGCCCGGCCACAGCCTCAGGAGCGCCGCGCCCATCCCTGGCCGCCAGAGGCGCTCTGGGGGCCAGAGGGGGTGGTTGCTGGCTACCAGCCCTGCCCGCCATTGCTCAGCTACCAGCTGCGGTCACTGCCTTCGCCCTTGGGTGACCTGGGGCCCGGGCACATGGCCCTCTCGGCGTCCGTGGGTTTCCATGGCTACATCCGACCCTTCCCCTGCGGGCTGGAGACGGGGAAGCCGGGCGCCCCCATTGGGATCACGGGCAGAGAGAAGCAACTGGAAGACCAGAGGTGagcgaggtgggggtgggagagaagccATAGGTGGTGGGAGTGGGTTgtgggaggctgggagcaggactcctgggttctatccctgtccttgggaggggagtggggcctagtggttagagcaggggggctgagagccagggctgatGATTCAGGCCATGAGGttgctgccctcccctccccccgtggcTCCGGGGCACACTGGCTCTCGCCCGCAGCTCCTGTTCCATGGGAACTGGCCTCGTCACTTGTTTCCTGCCTGGTCTCCTTGAGGCACCCTCCCCCTGAAGGCAGGCATGGCAGGCGCTGTTGCAGCTCTGAGCAGGGCACGAGGGGCAGGCACCTTGCTGAGCACCGCTGACCTTTTGTACCCGTGGCCGGAAGCCGCTCGCCTCCTGCACCAGGCCATCTGGATTAACCCTGGGGTAGGGGCACTGCAGCCCCGGGGAGCTGAGGGGAGGGAAAGCATTGTCCATGAGGGAGCTCCCGGGtaccccagccctggcctggcGCTGTGGGGGGAAATCCCCCTATCTCTCTGGTTTGCAGTTATGCCGGTCATGGCTCAGGGCCCCCCGCTCCCTCAGTGACACACAGATCCTGAGCCCAGCAGGTTGCTGCCCCAGAGAGCGGAGGAGCCTGAGATGAAACGGTCCCCACAGGAGGGGGTGGGCGGGTGACTCGCCAGTGGGGTTTCCCCCAGCCGGCCCCACACCCACATGCCCGACTTCAAAGGGCTGAGTTGTTCCTAGATGACACATTCTTCCCCCCCGCGACCCAAGAGCCGTTCACATTTTCCTCTCGGCAAATTACCTTAATTCAGAGGGTGGAGAAGTGAAGGGGTATCAGGGGGCTGTAGGGGTGGATTGGGGTACAGCAGATGTACGAGTGGATCTaggtggggggaagtggggatATGAGGTTTAGGagtggattgggggagggggctatGGGGTGTAGGGGTGGATCTGGGTGGCCGGGAGCTATGGGGTGTAGGGTTGGATCGGGAGGGCAGGGGGCTACTGTAGGGGCGTATCTGGGAGTAGCATGGGGACATGGGGTATAGGATTGGTTTGCGGAGCAGGGGGGATAAGGGGTTTAGTGGTGGATCGGGGCAGGGGGCTATGGGGTGTAGGGGTGgatctgggtgggggcagggagggctatAGAGTATAGGGGTAGATCTGGGTGTGGGATATGGGGTGTAGGGGTGGAtctgggaggagcaggagggataTGGAGTGTAGGGGTGGATCGAGGTGGGGGCAGTGAGGGATATGGGGTGTAGGGGTGGATTGTGGGCAGGGGGACTATTGTTGTAGGGGTGGATTGGTGGGCAGGGGGCTATGGGGTATGGGGTGGATGTCGGGGTACATACATGGGCTGGACATTGGGCAGCCCCAGTTCTCAGCCTCCTAGACCCAGAGACtgtaaggtcagaagggcccattgtgatcatgCTCTACCCTCCCGTGCTTCACCCCCAGAGCCTCGCCCTCCCATCCGCCTGTACCGACCCACAGCCTCTGGCTGAGCAGCTGCCGTGGTTTGAAGACTTGAACCTTTCACCCTCATGTGGGGTGCGCTGGGGGCCGGGGATCGTGTGGCGGCTCTTTCCTGTTCCCCGCCGTGGGGCAGGATG
The sequence above is a segment of the Chelonia mydas isolate rCheMyd1 chromosome 24, rCheMyd1.pri.v2, whole genome shotgun sequence genome. Coding sequences within it:
- the ZBTB32 gene encoding zinc finger and BTB domain-containing protein 32, encoding MARRVRLHSPSHPDLLLHRAGELRHAQALCDVLVRVGQRDFPAHSLVLACASRTLARLLLLQGPSKLCSLDFLAPATFKHALDFAYTGSLEVAPEELTSLLATARDLEMEELEQACLRALGTGGPDGTGIGDMAGGHDSIGVGDRTGGRDGVAIGDSIGGHDGIGVGDRTGGHDEVATGDRTGGYDGVAIGDRSGDPDEVGVCDRTGGHDGVSIGDWAGSHDRVAIGNGDGGHDRVVNGDRAGSHDGIGAQDTRKETVAGMSQMKSVVASPVGKTVAPGNHNLVLLADGPCLALARPDSKGSQIQDGSLAPSWVLFEQSSLKPRESVITARPQPQERRAHPWPPEALWGPEGVVAGYQPCPPLLSYQLRSLPSPLGDLGPGHMALSASVGFHGYIRPFPCGLETGKPGAPIGITGREKQLEDQRLLVAPVKSSAYDLCPQQGPDALRLPLLCHPRPHPLPLPSCRARRSCDKDLPPLSTAPPEGQRLLEREFCARGFQAEARLRESRRAPPGEKPYECGECSKRFTLKHQMETHYRVHTGEKPFQCKLCPQRSRDYSAMIKHLRTHGGAAPYRCTLCCQFCPSLAAMQKHMKGHCPEELPSDWTIETTYLYSSSTSSS